From Coffea arabica cultivar ET-39 chromosome 10e, Coffea Arabica ET-39 HiFi, whole genome shotgun sequence, one genomic window encodes:
- the LOC113711549 gene encoding probable indole-3-pyruvate monooxygenase YUCCA11 encodes MKQETVVIIVGGGPAGLATSACLNVRGIPNIVLEREDCSASLWKKRTYGRLKLHLAKQFCQLPHLSFPSDAPTFVPKDGFIQYLDDYTSHFNINPIYCRLVESASFDVTDEKWLVLAKNALSGAIENYVAKFLVVATGENSQGLIPEISGLDSFGGVAMHSSHYDNGQNFCDKDVLVVGSGNSGMEIAYDLADWDAKTSIVIRSPEKTFNICVHVLTKEMVRFGMKLLKFIPCDLVDSTVVMLSKFLHGNLAKYGLERPDKGPFLLKNMTGQSPVIDVGTLKMIKSGKIQVLPAVKRVDGDYVEFSNGIKKNFDAKVFATGYKSTVRTWLKDETSLFNEDGMPQKSRPNHWKGDDGLYCAGFSSSGLFGISKDAMNIAEDINFMPGKEKN; translated from the exons atgaagcaagaaactGTAGTTATCATAGTTGGAGGTGGCCCTGCTGGCCTTGCAACTTCAGCGTGCCTAAATGTACGTGGCATTCCCAATATTGTTCTAGAACGAGAAGATTGCAGTGCTTCTCTTTGGAAAAAACGAACTTATGGTCGTTTGAAACTCCATTTGGCCAAGCAATTTTGCCAACTTCCTCACTTGTCATTTCCTTCTGATGCACCAACTTTTGTACCCAAAGATGGCTTCATCCAATATTTGGATGACTACACTTCCCATTTTAACATTAATCCCATTTATTGTAGGCTTGTTGAGTCTGCATCTTTTGATGTTACTGATGAAAAATGGCTTGTTTTGGCCAAAAACGCACTGTCTGGGGCAATAGAAAATTATGTTGCAAAATTTCTAGTTGTTGCCACGGGCGAAAATAGTCAAGGGTTGATACCAGAAATTTCAGGTCTTGATAGTTTTGGCGGTGTGGCCATGCATTCTAGCCATTATGACAATGGCCAGAATTTTTGTGACAAAGATGTGTTAGTTGTTGGTTCAGGAAACTCTGGGATGGAAATAGCCTATGATTTAGCAGACTGGGATGCTAAGACCTCAATTGTGATTCGTAGCCCGGAAAAAACTTTTAATATTTGT GTTCATGTTCTAACCAAGGAAATGGTGCGATTTGGAATGAAACTGTTGAAATTCATTCCTTGTGATCTAGTGGATAGCACTGTAGTCATGCTTAGCAAGTTCCTGCATGGAAACCTTGCTAAATATGGGCTTGAAAGGCCAGACAAGGGACCTTTTCTTCTAAAAAATATGACAGGACAATCTCCTGTCATAGATGTTGGGACTTTGAAAATGATCAAAAGTGGAAAAATTCAG GTTCTACCGGCAGTGAAGAGGGTTGATGGAGATTATGTTGAATTTTCAAATGgcattaagaaaaattttgatgcCAAAGTTTTTGCTACTGGCTACAAAAGCACAGTTAGAACATGGTTAAAG GATGAAACTAGCCTTTTCAATGAAGACGGAATGCCCCAGAAAAGCAGACCCAATCACTGGAAGGGAGATGATGGATTGTATTGTGCAGGATTCTCAAGCTCTGGACTGTTTGGAATATCTAAAGATGCCATGAACATAGCTGAAGATATCAATTTCATGccagggaaagaaaagaattaa